The following proteins are co-located in the Solanum pennellii chromosome 1, SPENNV200 genome:
- the LOC114075623 gene encoding flowering-promoting factor 1-like, with product MPGVWEIKNGVVRLVEKPGDSHGATVRNKVLVHLSSNEVITSYASLERILISIGWERYYDGDPDLLQYHKRSTVHIISLPKDFKNFKFPHMLDIVLKNRNDFTTRDTSITNNN from the coding sequence atGCCTGGTGTTTGGGAAATCAAGAATGGAGTAGTGAGGCTAGTTGAGAAACCCGGTGACTCCCACGGTGCGACGGTTCGTAATAAAGTGCTTGTGCACCTTTCTAGTAATGAAGTAATAACATCATATGCATCTCTTGAGAGGATTTTGATCTCTATTGGATGGGAGAGGTACTATGATGGTGATCCTGACCTTCTTCAATACCATAAAAGATCAACTGTTCATATTATTTCTCTACCAAAGGATTTCAAAAACTTCAAGTTCCCCCACATGCTTGATATTGTTCTTAAGAATCGTAATGACTTTACAACTAGGGACACTAGTATTACTAATAACAATTAA
- the LOC107024208 gene encoding uncharacterized protein LOC107024208: MSNLSKLEFVALDISGKNYLSWVLDAEIHLAAKGLDATITQENEASSQDKTKAMIFLRYHLDEGLKIEYLTVKDPLVLWTDLKGRYDHLKATVLPRARYEWLHLQFQDFKTQQYREKGFQKYSELISCLLVAEQQNALLMKNHEARPTGAAPLPEANVVRARDQSEVKRDDHPGYNNARGRGKDKI; encoded by the exons atgtCGAATTTATCCAAACTTGAGTTTGTGGCATTAGATATTTCTGGAAAGAATTATCTTTCATGGGTACTCGATGCTGAGATTCACTTGGCTGCTAAAGGTCTTGATGCCACTATTACTCAGGAAAATGAAGCATCGAGTCAAGATAAGACGAAGGCTATGATTTTCCTTCGTTATCATCTTGATGAGGGCCTGAAGATTGAATATCTGACGGTAAAAGATCCACTTGTATTGTGGACTGATTTAAAGGGGAGATACGACCACTTAAAGGCAACAGTGCTGCCAAGAGCTCGTTATGAGTGGTTGCATTTACAGTTTCAAGATTTTAAGACC CAGCAATATCGTGAAAAGGGTTTTCAGAAATATTCTGAACTAATCTCATGTCTTTTGGTGGCTGAGCAACAAAATgctcttttaatgaaaaatcatgaagctCGTCCCACTGGAGCTGCTCCATTACCGGAGGCAAATGTGGTGAGAGCACGTGATCAATCTGAAGTAAAAAGAGATGATCATCCGGGCTATAATAATGCACGGGGACGTGGCAAAGATAAGATATGA